From the genome of Leishmania infantum JPCM5 genome chromosome 34, one region includes:
- the RH gene encoding putative ATP dependent DEAD-box helicase, which translates to MPRPRTTSAYPLQRSTVLCAQSLSVFSHLIITTRTIVQSNMTGGVRSLLDQFETRTLITRLRRNRNGNYYRFRQKLWLSQEALEKELTEITYSPVERHPFALLPQRETPRQVFACEGRGGTMLLEAVHAEARGASASESSPTPAAVSLLPNQSKRCDANDSLDFMASLLRADQSVSSKIITEADVEGTVLESARFRARQILASDLTCNAVAASPSTSVSLRNPAESTDAAGTSWSALGLDPLISSAAEQLYGPVPTRLQARLLPALLNEDHNDVLFNGVTGSGKTSALVLGLLQGIRSEAAGMNVLVATNTINAMRLHDTVKALCRRAGGGVVVDRPAEDYSWLFLGTYREDYESYYEHLRRGLRRATGPARLFITTADVMCQLLFEKKMEFEDFGYLRRVYVDDIGAQVPLLPESAPVAVVRERLRNPLAAELLLGTLHQLPGPHVRSVLQLGMVSADVDGKLKDHLQALCMKPVAQTTVLSTVRIPSTVHCLFSFYLGHREDRFSYLVRLLWNARETIPGRAVLFVPDAEDVLRARLRLRGLGADVKIFSEVHGGGEFKGDWKFLLLKESEAFGVDLPLVSHVFITFAPTSWQRFLHMCGRTGRMGNVGWVYVVSDKQDAKSVRDVAEALSVDFCNHVISDDLQQARPADVERFTKQPELYGLDPQFAVRQHYTVQAENPDMAYRKREFFSKPAIKQFQMEDYTSISIKQRRFDHARQLSQDVERNPSIVLNMQKRGLLDAHLKPTKTLKRYMDLKTHREAPDPFQKKQKRRQ; encoded by the coding sequence ATGCCACGGCCCCGGACAACCAGCGCGTATCCCTTACAGCGCTCCACGGTGCTCTGTGCACAAAGTCTGAGCGTATTTTCCCATCTGATAATCACTACACGCACCATTGTGCAGTCAAACATGACAGGAGGCGTCCGAAGCCTCCTGGACCAGTTTGAGACCCGAACACTCATCACACGGCTGAGGCGTAACCGCAACGGCAACTACTACCGTTTCCGTCAGAAGCTCTGGCTCTCGCAAGAGGCactggagaaggagctgacGGAGATCACTTACAGCCCGGTGGAGCGGCATCCGTTCgcgttgctgccgcagcgcgagACCCCCCGTCAGGTGTTCGCCTGTGAAGGACGCGGCGGTACAATGCTCCTTGAAGCGGTGCACGCAGAAGCACGAGGGGCGAGCGCCTCAGAAAGCAGTcccacaccagcagctgTGTCTTTGCTTCCGAACCAAAGTAAGCGATGCGACGCTAATGACTCACTTGACTTTATGGCGAGTCTGCTTCGAGCAGATCAATCTGTGAGCAGCAAGATCATCACGGAGGCAGACGTGGAGGGCACCGTTCTCGAGTCTGCTCGCTTCCGCGCTCGGCAGATTCTCGCAAGCGATCTCACGtgcaacgccgtcgccgcctcgccctccacTTCCGTCTCGCTTCGCAATCCCGCCGAGTCTACCGACGCGGCGGGAACATCGTGGTCAGCACTCGGCCTGGACCCGCTCATTAGCTCTGCTGCCGAGCAGCTTTACGGGCCAGTGCCGACGCGTCTGCAGGCCCGTCTGCTACCGGCCCTACTCAACGAGGATCACAACGACGTGCTCTTCAATGGCGTCACAGGGAGCGGCAAAACGTCGGCGCTCGTGCTGGGTCTCCTGCAGGGCATCCGCAGCGAGGCCGCTGGCATGAATGTCCTTGTGGCGACAAACACAATCAACGCCATGCGACTGCACGACACAGTCAAGGCGCTCTGTAGGCGAgcgggtggcggcgtcgtggtCGACCGGCCTGCTGAGGACTACTCCTGGCTCTTCCTGGGCACTTACAGAGAGGACTATGAGTCCTATTACGAGCATCTTCGGCGCGGGTTGCGGCGTGCGACCGGTCCAGCTCGGCTATTCATCACGACCGCCGACGTCATGTGTCAGCTGTTGTTTGAGAAGAAAATGGAGTTTGAGGACTTTGGCTACCTGCGACGCGTCTACGTGGACGATATTGGTGCACAGGTGCCCTTGCTGCCGGAGAGCGCCCCTGTAGCCGTGGTGCGGGAACGACTGCGCAACCCGCTGGCTGCGGAACTGCTGTTGGGGACGCTGCATCAGCTGCCTGGCCCCCACGTTCGGTCGGTGCTACAGCTCGGTATGGTATCCGCTGACGTGGATGGCAAACTAAAGGACCATCTGCAGGCGCTGTGCATGAAGCCCGTGGCCCAGACGACGGTACTGTCCACCGTCCGCATCCCCTCCACCGTGCACTGCCTTTTCTCCTTCTACCTCGGCCATAGGGAGGATCGCTTCAGCTACCTTGTGCGCCTCCTGTGGAATGCGCGGGAGACGATTCCCGGCCGCGCTGTCCTCTTTGTTCCGGACGCTGAGGACGTTCTCAGGGCACGGCTGCGACTTCGCGGACTTGGTGCAGACGTCAAGATCTTCTCGGAGGTacacggaggcggcgagTTCAAGGGTGACTGGAAGTTTCTGCTCTTGAAGGAGTCGGAGGCGTTCGGCGTCGACTTGCCCCTCGTCTCGCACGTCTTTATCACCTTCGCGCCGACTTCGTGGCAGCGCTTCCTGCATATGTGCGGGCGCACCGGTCGCATGGGCAACGTTGGCTGGGTCTACGTTGTGAGCGACAAGCAAGACGCGAAGAGCGTTCGCGATGTTGCCGAGGCGCTTTCAGTAGACTTCTGCAATCATGTTATCAGCGATGATCTTCAGCAGGCTCGCCCCGCGGACGTGGAGCGCTTCACGAAGCAGCCCGAGCTTTATGGTCTTGATCCTCAATTTGCCGTGCGACAGCACTACACGGTGCAAGCCGAGAACCCAGATATGGCGTACCGCAAGCGGGAATTTTTCTCCAAGCCAGCGATTAAGCAATTTCAGATGGAGGACTACACCTCCATCTCGATCAAGCAGCGTCGCTTCGATCACGCTAGGCAGCTGTCGCAGGATGTGGAGCGGAACCCATCCATTGTGCTTAACATGCAGAAGAGGGGGCTGCTAGATGCTCACCTCAAGCCGACAAAAACGCTAAAGCGATACATGGACCTGAAGACGCATAGGGAGGCACCCGACCCTTTCCAGAAAAAGCAAAAACGCCGCCAGTGA
- a CDS encoding putative ubiquitin-conjugating enzyme — MSVRTVRRANMDFARLKELANSGSPTISAVDMADENGATAHGDAFHWRIRVMPPAESVYHGTTYDILFTLSQEDYPFKPPAVRVLTRIFNPMVSEDGAVCEGLLHNDDWKPTTPVADVVGHVVKAIFLDYKTYAVLNETAAGVMVTATPEEFKKHVQRTRASDAST; from the coding sequence ATGTCGGTGCGCACTGTGCGGCGAGCGAACATGGACTTTGCCCGTCTTAAGGAGCTGGCTAACAGCGGTAGTCCCACGATCAGCGCTGTGGACATGGCGGATGAGAATGGCGCCACAGCCCATGGCGACGCTTTTCACTGGCGCATTCGCGTTATGCCACCCGCTGAGAGCGTCTATCATGGCACCACGTATGATATCTTGTTCACGCTCTCCCAGGAAGATTACCCGTTCAAGCcaccggcggtgcgcgtACTCACCCGCATTTTCAACCCCATGGTATCAGAAGACGGCGCCGTATGCGAGGGTCTTCTGCATAACGATGACTGGAAACCCACCACCCCCGTTGCAGATGTTGTAGGTCATGTTGTGAAGGCAATCTTCCTTGATTACAAGACCTACGCAGTCTTGAATGAGACGGCAGCTGGCGTAATGGTCACCGCAACTCCTGAAGAGTTCAAGAAACACGTGCAGCGTACGCGCGCCAGTGATGCAAGCACGTGA
- a CDS encoding putative amastin-like surface protein produces the protein MSDTVCVNVQRQQISPCQALAHLRSRLAPRQFSSAVSAPPSSTHPMASLSCLCRSFCSHVEKTCSSVTVLLYVILQFIAFLLVLVATPIDMFRLKKLYQYPHPNPCYTLWGAKFDCSSSTYSVKLSMMWSPCPSRRNLFRLAQVFAVISIFLYGAAFILGLIVLRCCPWLRWVCLVLNIAGMVTLCIVWAAMVVTYYKDVPQRCMPLHFFVNYGAGFGLCLVAWCLDIINIGLLLLPLRVRDPGKIGKSVPSPRPGDEK, from the coding sequence ATGAGCGACACCGTGTGCGTGAACGTGCAACGACAGCAGATATCGCCTTGCCAAGCCTTGGCTCACCTCCGCTCTCGCCTTGCCCCTCGTCAGTTTTCTAGCGCCGTCTCGGCTCCCCCCTCGTCAACGCACCCAATGGCCTCCCTCTCGTGTCTCTGTAGAAGTTTTTGTTCTCATGTTGAGAAAACATGCTCTAGTGTGACAGTTCTTCTCTACGTCATCCTGCAGTTCATCGCGTTCCTGTTGGTGCTGGTGGCTACTCCGATAGACATGTTCCGCCTCAAGAAGCTATATCAGTACCCCCATCCCAATCCCTGCTATACATTGTGGGGTGCGAAGTTTgattgcagcagcagcacgtacTCAGTTAAATTGAGCATGATGTGGTCGCCGTGCCCTAGCCGCCGAAACCTTTTCCGCCTTGCACAGGTATTCGCTGTCATCTCCATCTTCCTGTATGGCGCGGCGTTCATCTTGGGCCTCAttgtgctgcgctgctgtccTTGGCTCCGCTGGGTCTGTCTGGTACTCAACATTGCCGGCATGGTCACCTTGTGCATCGTCTGGGCGGCCATGGTGGTGACCTACTACAAGGATGTGCCTCAACGTTGCATGCCTCTGCATTTTTTCGTGAATTACGGTGCCGGCTTCGGACTCTGCTTGGTGGCCTGGTGCTTGGACATCATCAACATCGGCCTCTTGCTGCTCCCTCTCCGGGTTAGGGATCCTGGTAAGATCGGAAAGTCGGTGCCCTCTCCACGGCCCGGAGACGAGAAGTAA
- a CDS encoding putative amastin-like surface protein → MKYNIPLILYVVLQLVAFILLLAGTPSDIFIRTDHGPGYPTICLTLWGFKTDCSSRHHTLTIDRTFGACPPRVHRFRAAQAFTIISILVYGAAFIAGLTLLFCCSFLRLVCLALNIVGSVTLCVVWAAMAVTYNKADGPQCTRLSEVYKYGSGFVLFLIAWLLDIINIIILLLPYTGDLVHEDEKSESQTAPEEMEMAQENAGRA, encoded by the coding sequence ATGAAGTACAATATTCCCCTCATTCTCTACGTGGTCCTGCAGCTCGTGGCGTTCAttctgctgctggcggggaCACCCAGTGACATATTTATCCGTACCGATCATGGCCCTGGCTACCCGACTATTTGCCTCACGCTGTGGGGTTTTAAGACCGACTGCAGTTCACGCCATCACACTCTTACGATCGATCGCACTTTTGGTGCCTGTCCACCACGAGTTCACCGTTTTCGCGCAGCACAGGCGTTCACTATCATTTCCATTCTTGTCTACGGCGCCGCGTTCATCGCAGGCCTTACGTTGCTGTTCTGCTGCTCCTTCCTCCGCTTGGTCTGCCTGGCGCTGAACATCGTTGGAAGCGTCACCCTGTGCGTTGTGTGGGCGGCCATGGCGGTGACGTACAACAAGGCCGATGGACCGCAGTGCACCAGACTCTCCGAGGTATACAAATATGGCTCCGGCTTCGTTCTCTTTCTGATCGCTTGGTTACTGGATATCATCAACATCATCATCTTGCTGCTCCCTTATACCGGCGACCTTGTGCATGAAGACGAAAAGTCGGAGTCACAGACAGCGCCGGAAGAGATGGAGATGGCACAAGAAAACGCAGGGCGAGCTTGA
- a CDS encoding putative amastin-like surface protein, with product MSGLPFPSLRCLPAVPLDYKRTLILYVVLQFVAFILLLVGTPLDIFRSNPAGMSKTLICITLWGFKNDCSSLHSDLTLDDIFHYCPDRLRRFRALQIFVIVSIVVYGAAFIAGFTLLFCFAVLRLTCMALNIVGSVILCVAIVIVAATFSKDDGQHCRRLSSIGYRLGASFFLFVVAWILDIINMIILLLPYTDTESAVDKKAEPPTAKE from the coding sequence GGATTATAAGAGGACTCTCATTCTCTACGTGGTGCTCCAGTTCGTGGCGTTCATTCTGTTACTGGTGGGAACGCCTCTGGACATTTTCCGCTCAAACCCGGCTGGGATGTCGAAGACGCTAATTTGTATCACCTTGTGGGGTTTCAAGAACGACTGCTCTTCACTTCATTCCGACCTGACATTGGATGATATATTTCATTACTGCCCTGATAGACTAAGGCGTTTTCGTGCTCTGCAGATATTCGTGATTGTCTCCATCGTCGTGTACGGCGCTGCGTTTATCGCGGGCTTTACTTTGCTGTTCTGCTTCGCTGTCTTGCGCCTAACCTGCATGGCGCTCAACATCGTCGGCAGTGTAATTTTATGCGTTGCGATAGTCATCGTGGCCGCCACGTTCAGCAAGGACGATGGCCAACATTGCAGGCGACTTAGCAGTATAGGGTATAGACTCGGTGCGagctttttcctttttgtggTGGCCTGGATACTGGATATCATCAACATGATCATCCTCCTGCTCCCCTATACCGACACCGAGAGTGCTGTTGATAAAAAGGCAGAGCCACCGACAGCGAAGGAGTAG